In one Bacteroidales bacterium WCE2004 genomic region, the following are encoded:
- a CDS encoding DNA polymerase-3 subunit beta yields the protein MEFNVSSAGLLKGILDVSKAIPAKTALPILENFLFALKDGKLEITASDQELTLRTLVEVDSVADEGSIAVPARQMMDLLKALPDQPITIKTAGEGAFECIWSNGNSSLPYFPAADYPEINGAGSDALSATVPASVLAEGIGSTIYATADDEMRPAMNGIFFDMDPESTTLVASDSHKLICYTTRAFQCAEKASFILHKKPAGVLKSILDKDADDVKIAFDSSTVVFTFGSTMMVCRLIIGKFPEYRKVIPSNNANILKIDRAQLLNTVRRVAVCANKASNHIKFELAAGQLEITAQDLGFALAAYEKLSCDYSGENLGIGFKSSFLIEILSNMTCGTVVMKFADPRRAALIVPAEEEEESEKICGILMPIMVS from the coding sequence ATGGAATTCAACGTTTCAAGCGCCGGCCTGCTCAAGGGCATCCTCGATGTATCCAAGGCGATTCCCGCCAAGACCGCCCTCCCGATCCTGGAGAACTTCCTCTTCGCGCTCAAGGACGGCAAGCTGGAGATCACGGCTTCCGACCAGGAGCTCACGCTCCGCACCCTCGTGGAGGTGGACAGCGTCGCCGACGAGGGCAGCATCGCCGTGCCCGCCCGCCAGATGATGGACCTGCTGAAGGCCCTGCCCGACCAGCCGATCACGATCAAGACCGCCGGCGAGGGCGCTTTCGAGTGCATCTGGAGCAACGGTAATTCCTCGCTCCCCTATTTCCCGGCAGCGGACTATCCCGAGATCAACGGCGCCGGCAGCGACGCCCTTTCGGCCACGGTCCCCGCTTCCGTGCTCGCCGAAGGCATCGGCAGCACGATCTACGCGACCGCGGACGACGAGATGCGCCCGGCGATGAACGGTATCTTCTTCGACATGGACCCGGAGAGCACCACCCTCGTGGCCTCCGACTCCCATAAGCTCATCTGCTACACCACGCGAGCCTTCCAGTGCGCGGAGAAGGCTTCCTTCATCCTGCACAAGAAGCCCGCGGGCGTGCTGAAGTCCATCCTGGACAAGGACGCCGACGACGTCAAGATCGCCTTCGACTCCTCCACCGTCGTGTTCACCTTCGGCAGCACGATGATGGTGTGCCGCCTGATCATCGGCAAGTTCCCGGAATACCGCAAGGTCATCCCGTCCAACAACGCCAACATCCTCAAGATCGACCGCGCGCAGCTGCTCAACACCGTCCGCCGCGTGGCCGTGTGCGCCAACAAGGCCTCCAACCACATCAAGTTCGAGCTGGCCGCCGGGCAGCTGGAGATCACCGCGCAGGACCTGGGCTTCGCCCTGGCCGCCTACGAGAAGCTCTCCTGCGACTACAGCGGCGAGAACCTCGGCATCGGTTTCAAGTCCTCGTTCCTCATCGAGATCCTGTCCAACATGACCTGCGGGACGGTCGTGATGAAGTTTGCGGACCCGCGCCGCGCCGCCCTGATCGTGCCGGCCGAGGAGGAGGAAGAGAGCGAGAAGATCTGCGGCATCCTGATGCCGATCATGGTTTCCTAA
- a CDS encoding DNA polymerase-3 subunit epsilon has product MQLELTRPLLFFDIESTGLNIPEDSIVELSFVKVFPGGEERVKTWRIKPWDYVRNCQRPMNPDASKVNGIKDEDLTDCPVFFAVADEVAGWLQDSDLAGFNSSKFDLPMLAEEFERVKLAGKDLHVDLHAPLMVDVQNIFHAMEPRNLRAAYRFYCGGEDFENAHSAEADTLATYEVLKAQLDRYQEPDKYREQTLKNDVKALASFVGKKYVDFSGHLILDDKGEVLINFGKHKGKTARQVYNTDPSYYAWIQQGSFTLDTKAQFAKLEEQFKRERLAAKWNGKLF; this is encoded by the coding sequence ATGCAACTGGAGCTTACCCGGCCGCTGCTCTTCTTCGACATCGAGAGCACCGGCCTCAATATTCCTGAAGATTCGATCGTGGAGCTGAGCTTCGTCAAGGTCTTCCCTGGCGGAGAGGAGCGTGTCAAGACCTGGCGCATCAAGCCCTGGGACTATGTCCGCAACTGCCAGCGCCCGATGAACCCGGACGCCTCCAAGGTCAACGGCATCAAGGACGAGGACCTGACGGACTGCCCCGTGTTCTTCGCGGTGGCCGACGAGGTTGCCGGATGGCTGCAGGACAGCGACCTGGCCGGATTCAACTCCTCCAAGTTCGACCTGCCGATGCTGGCCGAGGAGTTCGAGCGCGTCAAGCTCGCCGGCAAGGACCTCCACGTGGACCTGCACGCGCCCCTGATGGTGGACGTGCAGAACATCTTCCACGCCATGGAGCCGCGCAACCTCCGCGCCGCCTACCGCTTCTACTGCGGCGGCGAGGACTTCGAGAACGCCCACAGCGCCGAAGCCGACACCCTGGCCACCTACGAGGTGCTCAAGGCCCAGCTCGACCGCTACCAGGAGCCGGACAAATACCGCGAGCAGACGCTCAAGAACGACGTCAAGGCCCTCGCCTCCTTCGTCGGCAAGAAATACGTCGACTTCTCCGGCCACCTCATCCTGGACGACAAGGGCGAGGTCCTGATCAATTTCGGCAAGCACAAGGGCAAGACCGCCCGCCAGGTATACAACACGGATCCGTCCTACTACGCCTGGATCCAGCAGGGCAGCTTCACGCTCGACACCAAGGCCCAGTTCGCCAAGCTCGAGGAGCAGTTCAAGCGCGAGCGGCTGGCCGCCAAATGGAACGGAAAGCTGTTCTGA
- a CDS encoding sodium/proton antiporter, NhaA family translates to MRLIPIYTWNKGVLEFNKRSGRLSKKPWFQGVLLMVCVLIAMLLANLPFTRELYHDILETHIQLHLHSDNGLVDVLFPRDLTVEKFINDILMVIFFFTVGLEIRREIAHGELSSPKKAMLPVIAAFGGVIAPALIYTFINHGSMAASGWGIPTATDIAFAVCILSMLGDKVPVSLKVFLTALAIADDLIAILVVALFYGGQINFLLLGIAFAVILFTLLLRHVGEKHMFPYLLCAFIVWALFFYSGIHATMSGVVMAFLIPATSRFNKAQYVRKRNRYLAQLKELDSIDNEPFPNGPQKHVLRRLESVAHGSMDMSYRVEHALNPWVNFLIMPVFALANAGVVISDPSYFNVFSYDAAMGSVSMGIFLGLLLGKPVGITLFSWLAIKLKVGAMPEKANWAMFFAVACLGGIGFTMSIFVDTLSFGEQAPDVMNHLRDAGKIAVLMGSVCAGLLGTVLINLVSAAKKK, encoded by the coding sequence ATGAGACTGATTCCTATCTACACCTGGAACAAAGGTGTCCTTGAATTCAACAAACGCAGCGGGCGTCTGTCCAAAAAGCCCTGGTTCCAGGGCGTCCTCCTGATGGTCTGCGTGCTGATCGCCATGCTTCTGGCCAATCTGCCGTTCACCCGGGAACTCTATCACGACATCCTGGAGACCCACATCCAGCTCCATCTCCACAGCGACAACGGCCTCGTGGATGTCCTCTTCCCGCGCGACCTGACGGTCGAGAAGTTCATCAACGACATCCTGATGGTGATCTTCTTCTTCACGGTCGGCCTGGAGATCCGGCGCGAAATCGCCCACGGCGAGCTGTCCTCGCCCAAGAAGGCCATGCTGCCGGTGATCGCCGCTTTCGGCGGCGTCATCGCCCCGGCCCTCATCTACACGTTCATCAACCACGGCTCGATGGCCGCCAGCGGCTGGGGCATCCCGACCGCCACCGACATCGCCTTCGCCGTCTGCATCCTCTCGATGCTCGGCGACAAGGTGCCGGTGTCCCTGAAGGTGTTCCTGACCGCCCTCGCCATCGCGGACGACCTGATCGCCATCCTGGTGGTCGCGCTCTTCTACGGCGGGCAGATCAACTTCCTGCTGCTGGGCATCGCCTTCGCCGTGATCCTCTTCACCCTGCTGCTCCGGCACGTGGGCGAGAAGCATATGTTCCCCTACCTGCTGTGCGCCTTCATCGTGTGGGCCCTGTTCTTCTACAGCGGCATCCACGCCACGATGTCCGGTGTGGTGATGGCCTTCCTCATCCCGGCCACCTCCCGCTTCAACAAGGCCCAGTACGTCCGCAAGCGCAACCGCTATCTGGCACAGCTCAAGGAGCTGGACAGCATTGACAACGAACCGTTCCCCAACGGGCCGCAGAAGCACGTCCTGCGCCGCCTGGAGAGCGTCGCGCACGGTTCCATGGACATGAGCTACCGCGTGGAGCACGCGCTCAATCCGTGGGTGAACTTCCTGATCATGCCGGTCTTCGCCCTGGCCAACGCCGGCGTCGTGATCAGCGATCCTTCCTATTTCAACGTGTTCAGCTACGACGCCGCGATGGGCAGCGTCTCGATGGGTATCTTCCTCGGCCTGCTGCTCGGCAAGCCCGTGGGCATCACCCTGTTCAGCTGGCTCGCCATCAAGCTCAAGGTGGGCGCGATGCCCGAGAAGGCCAACTGGGCGATGTTCTTCGCCGTGGCCTGCCTCGGCGGTATCGGCTTCACGATGTCCATCTTCGTGGACACGCTCTCCTTCGGCGAGCAGGCTCCGGACGTGATGAACCACCTGCGCGACGCCGGCAAGATCGCCGTCCTGATGGGTTCCGTCTGCGCCGGCCTCCTCGGCACGGTCCTGATCAACCTCGTCTCCGCCGCCAAGAAGAAATAG
- a CDS encoding L-cysteine desulfidase codes for MDNKQIIALIKREVVPAIGCTEPAAVALCTAYATEALGVRPERIDVSLSANMLKNAMGVGIPGTGMTGLPIAVALGALVGKSANGLEVLKDVCPQAVEEAKAWLAGNPVHIGLTADSDEVLYIDVTCTAGEKRARAVIARDHTRLVYLEGPDGPKVDRRAGLGKEQEEAAESDLTLRRVFEFATTAPLEDIEFINESRRLNEAAAEAALKGNYGHELGKTLSRPLGKGIMGDSIFSHIISATSSACDARMAGAMIPVMSNSGSGNQGIAATLPVVVFARENHNTEEELTRALVLSHLTAIYIKQSLGRLSCLCGCVVASTGSSCGITYLMGGGYDQVAASVKNMIANLAGMVCDGAKPSCALKVSSGVSTAVLSAMLAVQNHSVSSVEGLIEDDVDRCIHNLTRLGSVGMQETDKMVLDIMTHKKNSANK; via the coding sequence ATGGACAACAAGCAGATCATCGCTCTCATCAAGCGGGAGGTCGTGCCGGCCATCGGCTGCACGGAGCCCGCTGCGGTCGCGCTCTGCACCGCCTACGCCACGGAAGCGCTGGGCGTCCGCCCCGAGCGCATCGACGTGTCACTCAGCGCCAACATGCTCAAGAATGCGATGGGCGTGGGCATTCCCGGCACGGGGATGACCGGCCTGCCGATCGCGGTCGCGCTCGGCGCGCTGGTCGGCAAGAGCGCCAACGGGCTTGAAGTCCTCAAGGACGTCTGTCCGCAGGCGGTGGAGGAGGCGAAGGCCTGGCTCGCGGGCAACCCCGTCCACATCGGCCTCACGGCCGACAGCGATGAAGTCCTCTACATCGACGTGACCTGCACGGCGGGGGAGAAGCGCGCCCGCGCGGTCATCGCCCGCGACCACACGCGGCTGGTGTACCTGGAGGGCCCGGACGGGCCGAAGGTGGACCGCCGCGCCGGGCTGGGGAAGGAGCAGGAAGAAGCGGCCGAGAGCGACCTCACGCTGCGTCGCGTCTTCGAGTTTGCCACCACGGCCCCGCTGGAGGACATCGAATTCATCAACGAATCGCGCCGACTCAACGAAGCCGCGGCCGAGGCGGCCCTGAAGGGCAACTACGGCCACGAACTGGGCAAGACCCTCTCGCGCCCGCTCGGCAAGGGCATCATGGGCGACAGCATCTTCAGCCACATCATCAGCGCCACGTCCAGCGCCTGCGACGCCCGTATGGCGGGCGCGATGATCCCGGTGATGAGCAATTCCGGCAGCGGCAACCAGGGCATTGCCGCCACGCTCCCCGTGGTGGTCTTCGCCCGCGAGAACCACAACACCGAGGAGGAGCTCACGCGCGCCCTCGTGCTGAGCCACCTCACGGCCATCTACATCAAGCAGAGCCTCGGCAGGCTCAGCTGCCTGTGCGGCTGCGTGGTCGCCTCGACCGGCAGCAGCTGTGGCATCACCTACTTGATGGGCGGCGGCTACGACCAGGTGGCCGCGAGCGTCAAGAACATGATCGCGAACCTCGCGGGCATGGTCTGCGACGGCGCCAAGCCCAGCTGCGCGCTCAAGGTGAGCAGCGGCGTGTCCACGGCCGTGCTAAGCGCGATGCTGGCCGTGCAGAACCATTCGGTGTCCAGCGTGGAGGGTCTGATCGAGGACGACGTCGACCGCTGCATCCACAACCTGACCCGCCTGGGCTCCGTCGGCATGCAGGAGACGGACAAAATGGTGCTCGACATCATGACGCACAAGAAAAATAGCGCCAACAAGTAG
- a CDS encoding cytidine deaminase yields the protein MTNQEIHIVYQEYNSIEEMNPEDRELAAEAIKAMEGAYAPYSHFHVGAAVRMSNGQIVRGANQENAAFPSGLCAERTAMFAAGARYPDKDMLSIALAGGVMGRLGSQPATPCGACRQVMAQYQAKSGKPMSVIMISADKVWKFEKVDDILPLIFNSI from the coding sequence ATGACGAACCAGGAAATCCATATTGTTTATCAGGAATACAATTCGATCGAGGAAATGAACCCGGAAGACCGCGAACTGGCGGCCGAAGCCATCAAGGCGATGGAGGGCGCCTATGCGCCTTATTCCCATTTCCACGTGGGGGCGGCCGTGCGGATGTCCAACGGACAGATCGTGCGCGGCGCCAACCAGGAGAACGCCGCCTTCCCGTCGGGGCTGTGCGCGGAGCGGACGGCGATGTTCGCCGCCGGCGCACGCTATCCCGACAAGGACATGCTCAGCATCGCGCTGGCCGGGGGCGTGATGGGGCGGCTGGGCAGCCAGCCGGCGACGCCCTGCGGGGCCTGCCGGCAGGTGATGGCGCAGTACCAGGCCAAGTCCGGCAAGCCGATGTCCGTGATCATGATTTCGGCCGACAAGGTGTGGAAATTCGAAAAAGTGGATGATATTCTCCCGCTGATTTTCAACAGCATTTAA
- a CDS encoding tRNA (5-methylaminomethyl-2-thiouridylate)-methyltransferase, with protein sequence MKICVGLSGGVDSSVAAWLLKQQGYDVFAMFMQNWHDTEGTLHGDCEWEEDRFVAEMVARKIGIPFYFIDLSKQYRQRVVDYMFDEYAKGRTPNPDVLCNREIKFDAFLQAAEKLGADYVATGHYCRKETLPDGTCRILEGADPNKDQSYFLCQLTQEQLAKAMFPIGDICKPEVRRIAKEADLPSADKKDSQGICFVGKVDLPVFLQQKLKSVEGDVVEVYGAYYADSAKYARDKELEGKGTDLTDSELLELSTPFDYADIRFETETYRSGKHHVKKTRDKENPWAKRIGRHEGAQFYTIGQRKGLGIGGHANPVFVLATDIDRNIIYVGEGENHPGLLRKCLHIAPDEIHWIRPDQAMQVGGQRRYRVRIRYRQPLQDATLLMRENGLFILFDQPQRSITPGQFAVWYAADGEMLGSGVI encoded by the coding sequence ATGAAGATATGCGTAGGACTGTCCGGAGGCGTTGACTCCAGCGTGGCCGCCTGGCTGCTCAAGCAGCAAGGCTACGACGTGTTTGCCATGTTCATGCAGAACTGGCACGACACGGAGGGGACGCTGCACGGCGACTGCGAGTGGGAAGAGGACCGCTTCGTGGCCGAAATGGTGGCCCGCAAGATCGGTATCCCCTTCTATTTCATTGACTTGAGCAAGCAGTACCGCCAGCGCGTGGTGGACTATATGTTCGACGAATACGCCAAGGGCCGCACCCCCAACCCGGATGTCCTCTGCAACCGCGAGATCAAGTTCGACGCCTTCCTGCAGGCGGCGGAGAAGCTGGGCGCGGACTATGTGGCCACGGGCCACTACTGCCGCAAGGAGACGCTTCCCGACGGCACCTGCCGCATCCTGGAGGGCGCCGACCCCAACAAGGACCAGAGTTATTTCCTCTGCCAGCTCACGCAGGAGCAGCTCGCCAAGGCCATGTTCCCCATCGGCGACATCTGCAAGCCGGAGGTCCGGCGCATCGCCAAGGAGGCGGACCTCCCGTCCGCCGACAAGAAGGATTCCCAGGGCATCTGCTTCGTGGGCAAGGTGGACCTGCCGGTCTTCCTGCAGCAGAAGCTCAAGAGCGTCGAGGGCGACGTGGTGGAGGTCTACGGCGCCTACTACGCCGACTCGGCGAAATACGCCCGCGACAAGGAACTGGAGGGCAAGGGCACGGACCTGACGGACAGCGAACTGCTGGAGCTCTCCACCCCCTTCGACTACGCCGACATCCGCTTCGAGACGGAGACCTACCGCTCCGGCAAACACCACGTCAAGAAGACGCGCGACAAGGAGAATCCCTGGGCGAAGCGCATCGGGCGCCACGAAGGCGCGCAGTTCTACACCATCGGCCAGCGCAAGGGCCTGGGCATCGGCGGCCACGCCAATCCCGTGTTCGTGCTCGCGACCGACATCGACCGCAACATCATCTATGTGGGAGAAGGAGAGAACCACCCCGGCCTGCTGCGCAAGTGCCTGCACATCGCGCCGGACGAGATCCACTGGATCCGGCCGGACCAGGCGATGCAGGTCGGCGGGCAGCGCCGCTACCGCGTGCGCATCCGCTACCGCCAGCCGCTGCAGGACGCCACGCTCCTGATGCGGGAGAACGGCCTGTTCATCCTGTTCGACCAGCCGCAGCGCAGCATCACGCCCGGCCAGTTTGCGGTGTGGTATGCCGCCGACGGCGAGATGCTCGGCAGCGGCGTCATCTAG
- a CDS encoding phosphate:Na+ symporter: MLIVLKLLGSIALLIYGMKVMSEALQKMAGPQLRHLLGAMTTNRFSGVMTGALVTVAVQSSAATTVMTVSFVNAALLTLTQAISIIMGANIGTTMSAWIMSAGFSFNVANLVWPAFLVGIVLIQLGKHRYIGDFLFGLSFLLFALGMLRQTGTEMDLASKPEVVAFFESFHTNYGTVLLFLLIGTVLTAMVQSSAALMAITMVLCSTGAISIYQGIALVMGENIGTTLTANLAAMSANVQARRTALAHLVFNVFGVIWVLILFFPFVRLICHVVGVDPTADGIDRVRLNFVLAAFHTGFNVINTALLIGFVPQIEKLVCRLIQPKKAEEDDEFRLQYIRGGLMKTPEISLLQAQKEIAIFGIRMQRMFGMVRDLYTLEDENEYQKLFERIRKYEDISDRMENEIGRYIGLVGDAHLSDESKEKIRSMLRQIGELESIGDSCYNLARILRRKRDNKVVFTEDQEEGVAGMMSLVDQSLTRMNTLLDGHREDYDISFSEEIESRINSLRNALKQQNIDNLDKRAYGYDSGTVYMDLVNEFEKTGDYVINVAEARLGVARNGIRFRGIQIDTDARTVTVDGEPVSFGRSEYEMLKLFLENLGRAFSHEELLAQIWPGDVTAGEHTVDACVTRICKRIGPYAPHLVSRAGFGYCFEE, translated from the coding sequence ATGCTGATTGTACTGAAACTTCTCGGCTCGATTGCCCTCTTGATCTATGGAATGAAGGTGATGAGCGAAGCCCTGCAGAAGATGGCAGGCCCCCAGCTCCGCCACCTGCTCGGTGCGATGACCACCAACCGTTTCTCCGGAGTGATGACAGGAGCACTGGTCACGGTCGCAGTACAGTCTTCCGCCGCTACGACGGTCATGACCGTCTCCTTCGTCAATGCGGCGCTCCTCACGCTCACCCAGGCCATTTCCATCATCATGGGTGCCAACATCGGCACCACGATGAGCGCCTGGATCATGTCGGCGGGCTTCTCCTTCAACGTCGCCAATCTGGTCTGGCCGGCGTTCCTGGTCGGCATCGTGCTGATCCAGCTCGGCAAGCACCGCTACATCGGCGATTTCCTCTTCGGCCTGTCCTTCCTCCTCTTTGCCCTCGGCATGCTGCGCCAGACGGGCACCGAGATGGACCTGGCCAGCAAGCCGGAAGTCGTCGCCTTCTTCGAGAGTTTCCATACCAACTACGGCACCGTCCTGCTCTTCCTGCTCATCGGCACGGTCCTGACGGCCATGGTGCAGAGTTCGGCGGCCTTGATGGCCATCACGATGGTGCTGTGCTCCACCGGAGCGATTTCCATCTACCAGGGCATCGCCCTGGTCATGGGTGAGAACATCGGCACCACGCTCACGGCCAACCTGGCCGCGATGAGCGCCAACGTCCAGGCGCGCCGCACCGCCCTCGCGCACCTGGTGTTCAATGTCTTCGGCGTGATCTGGGTGCTGATCCTCTTCTTCCCGTTCGTCCGGCTGATCTGCCACGTCGTCGGCGTCGACCCGACGGCGGACGGCATCGACCGGGTCCGCCTGAATTTCGTGCTGGCGGCTTTCCACACGGGATTCAACGTCATCAACACGGCCCTGCTCATCGGCTTCGTGCCGCAGATCGAGAAACTGGTCTGCCGCCTCATCCAGCCGAAGAAGGCGGAGGAGGACGACGAGTTCCGCCTGCAGTACATCCGCGGCGGCCTGATGAAGACCCCGGAAATCTCCCTCCTGCAGGCGCAGAAGGAGATCGCCATCTTCGGCATCCGCATGCAGCGCATGTTCGGCATGGTCCGCGACCTCTATACGCTGGAGGACGAAAACGAATACCAGAAGCTCTTCGAGCGCATCCGCAAATACGAGGACATCAGCGACCGCATGGAGAACGAAATCGGCCGCTACATCGGCCTGGTGGGCGACGCGCACCTGTCCGACGAGTCCAAGGAGAAGATCCGCTCCATGCTGCGCCAGATCGGCGAGCTGGAGTCCATCGGCGACAGCTGCTACAACCTCGCCCGCATCCTGCGCCGCAAGCGCGACAACAAGGTCGTCTTCACCGAGGACCAGGAGGAGGGCGTGGCCGGGATGATGTCCCTGGTGGACCAGTCCCTCACGCGCATGAACACCCTGCTGGACGGCCACCGCGAGGACTACGACATCTCCTTCTCCGAGGAGATCGAATCCCGGATCAACAGCCTGCGCAACGCCCTCAAGCAGCAGAATATCGACAACCTCGACAAGCGTGCCTACGGCTACGACAGCGGCACCGTCTACATGGACCTCGTCAACGAGTTCGAGAAGACGGGCGACTACGTCATCAACGTGGCGGAGGCCCGCCTGGGCGTGGCCCGCAACGGTATCCGCTTCCGCGGCATCCAGATCGACACCGACGCCAGGACGGTCACCGTGGACGGCGAGCCGGTGTCGTTTGGCCGGTCCGAATACGAGATGCTGAAGCTCTTCCTGGAGAATCTGGGACGGGCCTTCTCGCACGAGGAACTGCTGGCCCAGATCTGGCCGGGCGACGTGACGGCCGGCGAGCACACCGTGGATGCCTGCGTCACGCGTATCTGCAAGCGCATCGGTCCCTACGCCCCGCATCTGGTGAGCCGGGCCGGTTTCGGATATTGTTTCGAGGAATAA
- a CDS encoding O-sialoglycoprotein endopeptidase, translated as MADIILGIESSCDDTSAAVIRDGWLLSNVIASQDVHRAFGGVVPELASRAHELNIVPVVSEALARAGVKASDLTAIAFTRGPGLLGSLLVGTSFAKAMGLALDIPIVMVNHLQGHLLADFIRQPDKPVREPAFPYLCLLVSGGNSQIVRVDDPLHFEILGQTIDDAVGEAFDKCSKMLGLGYPGGPIIDRLAKEGDPTRFKFTKPHIEGLDYSFSGVKTSLLYFVRDEMAKDPDFLEKNKEDLCASFQKTLIDILLDKLVKAAKQTGIKEVTIGGGVSANSGLRARIEAEGRRRGWNTYLPEFKFTTDNAAMIAIAGYYHYLAGERTPLDVAPVSRMADF; from the coding sequence ATGGCAGACATCATACTCGGCATAGAATCCTCTTGCGACGACACTTCGGCGGCCGTCATCCGCGACGGATGGCTCCTGTCCAATGTCATTGCCAGCCAGGACGTCCACCGCGCCTTCGGCGGGGTGGTCCCGGAGCTGGCGTCGCGTGCGCACGAACTCAACATCGTGCCGGTGGTCAGCGAGGCCCTCGCCCGGGCGGGCGTGAAGGCTTCCGACCTCACGGCGATCGCCTTCACCCGCGGCCCGGGCCTGCTCGGCTCGCTGCTGGTCGGCACCTCCTTCGCCAAGGCGATGGGCCTGGCGTTGGACATCCCGATCGTGATGGTGAACCACCTCCAGGGGCACCTGCTGGCCGATTTCATCCGCCAGCCCGACAAGCCCGTGCGCGAGCCCGCTTTCCCGTATCTCTGCCTCCTGGTCAGCGGCGGCAATTCGCAGATCGTCCGCGTGGACGACCCGCTGCATTTCGAGATCCTCGGTCAGACCATCGACGACGCGGTGGGGGAGGCCTTCGACAAGTGCTCCAAGATGCTGGGCCTGGGCTATCCCGGCGGCCCCATCATCGACCGCCTCGCCAAGGAGGGCGACCCGACGCGCTTCAAGTTTACCAAGCCCCACATCGAGGGCCTGGACTACAGCTTCAGCGGCGTCAAGACCTCGCTGCTCTATTTCGTCCGCGACGAGATGGCCAAGGATCCGGACTTCCTGGAGAAGAACAAGGAAGACCTCTGCGCCTCTTTCCAGAAGACCCTGATCGACATCCTGCTGGACAAGCTCGTCAAGGCGGCGAAGCAGACCGGCATCAAGGAGGTCACGATCGGCGGCGGCGTGTCCGCCAACAGCGGCCTGCGCGCGCGGATCGAAGCCGAGGGCCGGAGGCGCGGCTGGAACACCTATCTGCCCGAGTTCAAGTTTACGACCGACAACGCCGCGATGATCGCCATCGCCGGCTATTACCATTACCTGGCCGGGGAGCGGACGCCGCTGGACGTGGCGCCGGTGTCCCGGATGGCTGACTTTTAG